A region from the Methylocella sp. genome encodes:
- the fdnG gene encoding formate dehydrogenase-N subunit alpha yields MNLSRRGFIKLTGAGLAASSLGALGFGLAGAALAASVRPFKLTAATETRNTCTYCSVACGILVYSMGDRAKNARSNIIHIEGDPDHPVNRGTLCPKGSALLDIVHAPTRLKYPKYRAPGSSEFKQVSWDFALDRIATLMKQDRDANFIAKNAAGATVNRWISTGMLAASASSSETAYLTWKVARSLGMVVFDNQARVUHGPTVASLAPTFGRGAMTNTWQDIKNANVVVVMGGNAAEAHPCGFKWVIEAKIENNAKLVVIDPRFTRTASVADYYAPIRPGTDIAFLSGVIRYLLEKDAIQHEYVRAYTNASLIVKEGFGFEDGLFTGYKEDTRSYDKSTWDYELDEQGFAKIDDTWSHPRCVMNLLRKHVDRYTPEIVSRICGTPQDKFLKVCDFFASTAAPDKALTSLFALGWTQHSIGAQNIRTMAMVQLLLGNIGVAGGGMNALRGHSNIQGLTDVGLLSNQIPGYLTLPVDRETTFEDYMKPRQFKPLRPGQTSYWQNYRKFMVSFQKAIYGDAARADNDWAYDWLPKLDIPLYDIIKAFEMMVNGEMNGYICQGFNPLQAFPDRGKIRRGLSKLKFLVTMDPLDTETSRFWENFGPQNPSDSATIQTEVFQLPTTCFAEENGSLVNSARWLQWHWKAAEAPGEAQSDIWIMSGIFHRMREMYRKEGGAFPDPILNLSWNYTDPTNPNPEELAKDMNGRALVDLKDATGAVTTHAGQLLDGFAQLRDDGATASGCWIFSGSYTEKGNQMARRDATDPREQGIAPNWAWAWPANRRILYNRASADVAGKAWNPEKPIIEWNGSRWVGIDVPDYGPTTKPSDAVGPFIMNAEGVGRLFARDQMAEGPFPEHYEPFESPSPNILHPKVANNPAARVFANDRAAFGTAADFPYVATTYRLTEHFHFWTKHALINAILQPEEFIEIGEVLAKEKGIEQGGWVRLASKRGVVVCKAYVTKRIRPLQVDGKPTHVIGVPLHWGFTGQARKGYGANTLTPSVGDANTQTPEFKAFLVNIEKTSAPVA; encoded by the coding sequence ATGAATTTGAGTCGTCGCGGCTTTATCAAGCTCACCGGTGCCGGTCTGGCGGCGTCGAGCCTTGGCGCGCTTGGCTTTGGCTTGGCCGGCGCTGCTCTCGCGGCTTCGGTCCGGCCGTTCAAGCTGACGGCGGCGACCGAGACCCGCAACACCTGCACCTATTGCTCCGTGGCCTGCGGCATCCTTGTATACAGCATGGGCGATCGCGCGAAGAACGCGAGGTCCAACATCATCCATATTGAGGGTGACCCTGACCATCCGGTGAACCGCGGCACGCTCTGTCCGAAAGGATCAGCGCTCCTTGATATCGTGCATGCGCCGACGCGGCTGAAATATCCGAAGTATAGGGCCCCCGGCAGCAGCGAGTTCAAGCAGGTCTCCTGGGATTTCGCGCTGGACCGCATCGCCACGCTGATGAAGCAGGATCGCGACGCGAACTTCATCGCCAAGAACGCCGCCGGGGCCACGGTCAACCGCTGGATCAGTACCGGCATGCTAGCGGCGTCAGCGTCATCGAGCGAGACCGCCTATCTCACCTGGAAGGTCGCCCGCTCCCTCGGAATGGTGGTTTTCGACAATCAAGCCCGCGTTTGACACGGACCGACGGTAGCCAGTTTGGCTCCAACATTCGGTCGCGGCGCAATGACCAACACTTGGCAGGATATCAAGAATGCCAATGTAGTGGTGGTCATGGGCGGCAACGCTGCTGAAGCGCATCCGTGCGGCTTCAAATGGGTGATCGAAGCAAAGATCGAGAATAACGCCAAGCTGGTGGTGATCGACCCGCGCTTTACCCGCACGGCGTCGGTTGCGGACTATTACGCCCCGATTCGTCCCGGCACCGACATTGCGTTCCTCAGCGGCGTAATCCGTTACCTGCTCGAGAAAGATGCGATTCAACACGAGTATGTGCGGGCCTATACCAACGCCAGCCTGATCGTGAAGGAAGGCTTCGGCTTCGAGGATGGGCTATTCACGGGCTACAAAGAGGATACCCGCAGCTACGATAAATCGACCTGGGACTATGAACTCGACGAGCAAGGCTTCGCCAAGATTGACGACACTTGGTCGCATCCGCGCTGCGTGATGAATCTGCTGCGGAAGCATGTCGATCGCTATACGCCGGAGATAGTGTCGCGCATCTGCGGCACGCCGCAGGACAAATTCCTGAAGGTCTGCGATTTCTTCGCCTCCACCGCAGCGCCTGACAAAGCGTTGACGAGCCTGTTCGCGCTTGGCTGGACGCAGCATTCGATCGGCGCCCAGAACATCCGCACCATGGCGATGGTCCAGCTCCTACTGGGCAATATCGGCGTGGCTGGCGGCGGGATGAATGCCCTGCGCGGCCATTCCAACATCCAGGGGCTGACTGATGTCGGCCTGCTGTCGAACCAGATCCCCGGCTATCTCACGCTGCCGGTCGACCGCGAAACGACCTTCGAAGATTATATGAAGCCGCGGCAATTCAAGCCGCTGCGTCCGGGGCAGACGAGCTATTGGCAGAACTATCGCAAGTTCATGGTCAGCTTCCAAAAGGCGATCTATGGCGACGCCGCGCGCGCCGACAATGACTGGGCCTATGACTGGCTGCCGAAGCTCGACATCCCGCTGTACGACATCATCAAGGCGTTCGAGATGATGGTGAATGGCGAGATGAACGGCTACATCTGCCAGGGGTTCAATCCGCTGCAAGCGTTCCCAGACAGGGGCAAAATCCGCAGGGGCCTGAGCAAGCTGAAATTCCTCGTCACCATGGATCCGCTGGACACCGAGACGTCGCGGTTCTGGGAGAATTTCGGCCCGCAGAACCCCTCCGATTCAGCCACTATCCAGACGGAAGTCTTCCAACTGCCGACGACATGCTTCGCCGAGGAAAACGGCTCGCTAGTCAATTCGGCAAGGTGGCTGCAATGGCACTGGAAAGCAGCCGAAGCGCCGGGCGAAGCGCAATCCGACATCTGGATCATGAGCGGGATCTTCCACCGGATGCGCGAGATGTACCGTAAGGAAGGCGGCGCTTTCCCCGATCCGATACTGAACCTAAGCTGGAACTACACCGACCCGACAAACCCTAATCCAGAAGAGCTGGCGAAGGACATGAACGGCCGGGCGCTGGTAGATCTCAAGGACGCGACCGGCGCGGTGACCACACATGCCGGCCAGTTGCTGGACGGCTTCGCACAATTGCGCGATGACGGCGCGACCGCGTCCGGCTGCTGGATCTTTTCGGGCTCCTATACCGAGAAGGGCAACCAGATGGCCCGCCGCGACGCCACGGACCCGCGCGAGCAAGGCATCGCGCCTAACTGGGCATGGGCGTGGCCTGCCAATCGGCGGATTCTTTATAATCGCGCGAGCGCGGATGTCGCCGGAAAGGCCTGGAACCCGGAGAAGCCGATCATCGAGTGGAACGGTAGCCGGTGGGTCGGCATCGACGTGCCTGACTATGGGCCGACGACGAAACCATCGGATGCGGTTGGTCCATTCATCATGAACGCCGAAGGCGTCGGGCGCCTGTTCGCCCGCGACCAGATGGCGGAAGGCCCGTTCCCGGAGCATTATGAGCCGTTCGAGTCACCATCACCCAATATCCTGCATCCTAAAGTCGCCAATAATCCGGCGGCGCGGGTGTTCGCCAACGACAGGGCGGCGTTCGGGACCGCAGCAGACTTCCCCTACGTGGCGACCACCTACCGCCTGACCGAGCATTTCCACTTTTGGACCAAGCACGCGCTGATCAATGCGATCCTGCAGCCGGAGGAGTTCATCGAGATCGGCGAAGTCCTGGCAAAGGAAAAAGGCATCGAGCAAGGCGGTTGGGTCCGCTTGGCTTCAAAGCGCGGAGTGGTCGTCTGCAAAGCCTATGTGACCAAGCGCATACGACCGCTGCAGGTGGACGGCAAACCAACGCATGTGATCGGCGTGCCGCTCCATTGGGGCTTCACCGGTCAGGCCCGGAAGGGTTATGGCGCCAATACGCTGACGCCGTCCGTCGGCGACGCCAATACGCAAACGCCGGAGTTCAAGGCGTTTCTTGTCAATATCGAGAAAACCAGCGCGCCTGTGGCCTGA
- the fdhD gene encoding formate dehydrogenase accessory sulfurtransferase FdhD, whose protein sequence is MSVEGMHGAVSVVEISPWRTLEARRIDASGAFSAAACDTAEETPIAFSYGGIAHAVMMATPADLHDFAVGFSVSEGIASGVADIGCIEIRASGDGFELNITLAPDAFRAFLSRRRVRSLRGYTSCGLCGVEDMADVERQNAEADRVTLGDGGSGKIELEAVRAALSALRDFQPLSRQTHAAHAAAWATSQGSIALVREDVGRHSALDKLIGACLRANIDMAAGFCVVTSRCSFEMVQKAVAARMPVLVAVSAPTALAVRRAEAAGLTLIARANANGQIIYAGPDRIRL, encoded by the coding sequence ATGTCCGTTGAAGGAATGCACGGCGCGGTGAGCGTCGTCGAAATTTCACCCTGGAGAACGCTGGAAGCGCGCCGCATCGACGCTTCTGGAGCGTTTTCCGCGGCTGCGTGCGACACCGCTGAGGAGACGCCGATTGCGTTTTCATATGGCGGAATAGCTCATGCAGTCATGATGGCTACGCCAGCGGACTTGCATGATTTTGCGGTCGGTTTCTCGGTTAGCGAGGGCATCGCCTCGGGGGTTGCGGATATTGGGTGCATCGAAATCCGAGCCAGCGGCGACGGATTCGAATTGAATATTACGCTCGCTCCAGACGCCTTCCGCGCTTTCTTGAGCCGCCGCAGAGTCCGCAGCCTGCGGGGCTACACAAGCTGCGGACTCTGCGGCGTCGAGGACATGGCGGACGTAGAGCGGCAAAACGCTGAAGCTGACCGAGTGACTCTCGGAGATGGCGGTTCCGGCAAGATCGAACTTGAGGCGGTCCGAGCGGCGCTCAGCGCGCTTCGCGATTTCCAGCCGCTTAGCCGGCAAACCCACGCGGCCCATGCGGCCGCCTGGGCAACCTCACAAGGCAGCATCGCTCTCGTCCGCGAAGATGTCGGGCGTCATAGCGCTCTCGACAAATTGATCGGCGCGTGCCTGCGCGCGAATATCGATATGGCCGCTGGATTCTGCGTTGTAACCAGCCGCTGTTCGTTCGAGATGGTGCAGAAGGCGGTAGCCGCGCGGATGCCGGTCCTTGTTGCAGTCTCGGCGCCGACAGCGCTCGCAGTGCGCCGCGCCGAGGCCGCCGGTCTCACATTGATCGCGCGAGCCAATGCAAATGGACAGATTATCTACGCAGGGCCGGACCGCATTCGGCTCTGA